In Acipenser ruthenus chromosome 16, fAciRut3.2 maternal haplotype, whole genome shotgun sequence, the following proteins share a genomic window:
- the LOC131697677 gene encoding cytochrome b-c1 complex subunit 1, mitochondrial-like, producing MAATMYRAGSAVGKALARARRPALVSLQRSQGTMSYAQTLVSMPETKVTTLENGLRVASEDSDQPTCTVGLWIDVGSRYETEKNNGCGYFLEHMAFKGTKQRPQAALEQEVESMGAHLNAYTSREQTAYYMKAMASDLPKAVAILADVVQNGSLGDSEVERERDVILREMEEIESCLQDVCFDYLHATAFQGTPLSHTILGPTDNAKSLTRKDLVEYINTHYKAPRMVLAAAGGVNHNDLVSLARQHFSGVSFEYEGDAIPVLAPCRFTGSDIRVRDDALPLAHVAIAVEGARWASPDIIPLMLASTLIGSYDVTHGGGKNLSSNLARLSAEDKLCHSFQSFNTCYSDTGLFGMHFITDKHNVEDMLHFAQREWMLLCTSVTESDVVRAKNALKTSLIAQLDGTTPACEDIGRHILSYGRRISLAEWDARIDAIDAKTIRDVCSKYIYDKCPAVAAVGPIEQLPDYNRIRSAMYWLRF from the exons ATGGCAGCCACCATGTACAGAGCGGGTAGCGCCGTTGGGAAAGCCTTGGCGAGGGCCCGGAGG CCTGCCCTTGTGAGCCTGCAGAGGAGCCAGGGCACCATGTCCTACGCCCAGACTCTGGTCAGCATGCCTGAGACCAAGGTGACCACGCTGGAGAACGGGCTGAGGGTGGCCTCCGAGGACTCGGACCAGCCCACCTGCACG GTTGGGTTGTGGATTGATGTCGGCAGCCGCTATGAAACGGAGAAGAACAATGGGTGTGGATACTTCCTTGAGCACATGGCCTTCAAG GGCACGAAGCAGCGCCCCCAGGCTGCTCTGGAGCAGGAGGTGGAGAGCATGGGCGCGCATTTAAACGCCTACACGTCCCGAGAGCAGACAGCCTATTACATGAAGGCCATGGCCAGCGACCTGCCCAAAG CTGTAGCGATCCTGGCTGACGTTGTTCAGAACGGCTCCCTGGGCGACTCTGAGGTGGAGAGGGAGCGGGATGTGATCCTGAGGGAGATGGAGGAGATCGAGTCTTGCCTGCAGGACGTCTGCTTCGACTACCTCCACGCCACAGCCTTCCAGGGGACCCCCCTGAGCCACACCATCCTGGGGCCCACCGACAACGCCAA ATCCCTGACCCGCAAGGATTTGGTTGAGTACATCAACACCCATTACAAGGCTCCCCGCATGGTCCTGGCTGCAGCTGGAG gtgtGAACCACAATGATCTGGTGAGCCTGGCCAGGCAGCACTTCAGCGGCGTGTCCTTTGAGTACGAGGGCGATGCCATCCCAGTGCTGGCTCCCTGCCGCTTCACCGGGAGTGAC ATCCGAGTTCGTGACGATGCCCTCCCCCTGGCTCACGTTGCCATCGCAGTGGAGGGAGCTCGCTGGGCCAGCCCTGACATCATCCCCCTGATGCTTGCCAGCACCCTCATCGGAAGCTACGACGTCACCCACGGTGGGGGCAAG AACCTCAGCAGTAACCTGGCTCGCCTCTCCGCGGAGGACAAGCTGTGCCACAGCTTCCAGTCTTTCAACACCTGCTACTCTGACACCGGGCTGTTCGGCATGCACTTCATCACAGACAAGCACAACGTGGAGGACATGCTGCACTTTGCCCAGCGGGAGTG gaTGCTGCTGTGCACCAGTGTAACTGAGAGTGATGTGGTGAGAGCGAAGAACGCACTGAAAACCAGCCTCATCGCTCAGCTCGACG gAACCACCCCTGCATGCGAGGACATCGGGCGCCACATCCTGAGCTACGGGCGTAGAATCTCATTGGCTGAGTGGGACGCAAGGATTGAC GCGATTGATGCTAAAACCATCCGTGACGTTTGCTCCAAATACATCTATGACAAGTGTCCAGCCGTGGCTGCCGTGG GTCCGATTGAACAGCTTCCTGACTACAACCGGATCCGCAGTGCCATGTACTGGCTGCGCTTCTAG
- the LOC117962587 gene encoding MTRF1L release factor glutamine methyltransferase-like isoform X2 has product MMNPGVLLCERSAKRCAAQVLRMAATLQPPPVPRGSKRGSSRGFCSRPPPWQFGSGERHGAPCAPPARPLGADECVSLWEQLFSERGVSEPRLSSEYIVAHVLGAKTMQSLRAGRQEQSLTETQIQSLRAGRQEQSLTETQMQSLRAGRQEQSLTETQIQSLRAGRQEQSLTETQIQRVWELCSKRLQRMPVQYVIEEWDFRELTLKMRPPVFIPRPETECHAVAVDRSSEALDLTRENAERLGVLERLQIVQLDVLLDADSVLCQCGSVDFIVSNPPYVFAEDLPLLEPEILWYEDQRSLDGGEGGMDVIKQILCIGTRALKKNGKIFLEVDPRHPLMIQEWLRSQSDHGLEYRETHRDFTGRSRFCVLQKTAPEC; this is encoded by the exons ATGATGAACCCCGGAGTGCTCCTGTGTGAGAGGAGTGCAAAGCGATGTGCTGCTCAAGTGCTCCGAATGGCAGCGACCCTGCAG CCGCCTCCTGTACCCCGGGGCTCCAAACGTGGCTCCTCCAGGGGGTTCTGCAGCCGGCCCCCTCCCTGGCAGTTTGGTAGTGGAGAGCGCCATGGGGCCCCCTGCGCCCCCCCAGCCAGGCCCCTGGGGGCAGACGAGTGCGTGTCGCTCTGGGAACAGCTCTTCAGTGAGAGAGGGGTCTCAGAGCCCAGGCTGTCCAGTGAATACATCGTGGCTCACGTCCTCGGAGCCAAGACT ATGCAGAGTCTGAGAGCCGGCAGGCAGGAGCAGTCCCtcacagagacacagatacagaGTCTGAGAGCCGGCAGACAGGAGCAGTCCCTCACAGAGACACAGATGCAGAGTCTGCGAGCCGGCAGGCAGGAGCAGTCCCtcacagagacacagatacagaGTCTGCGAGCCGGCAGGCAGGAGCAGTCCCtcacagagacacagatacagcGGGTGTGGGAGCTGTGTTCCAAGAGGCTGCAGAG GATGCCTGTACAGTACGTGATTGAGGAGTGGGATTTCCGGGAGCTGACGTTAAAGATGAGGCCCCCTGTCTTCATCCCCAGACCGGAAACAGAG TGCCATGCTGTGGCGGTCGACAGAAGCTCGGAGGCCTTAGACCTGACCAGGGAGAACGCTGAAAG GCTGGGAGTGCTGGAGCGCTTACAGATCGTCCAGCTGGATGTTTTATTGG acgCAGACTCCGTGCTCTGTCAGTGTGGCTCGGTGGATTTCATCGTCAGTAACCCTCCCTACGTGTTTGCTGAAGACTTGCCCCTCCTGGAGCCCGAGATCCTCTG GTACGAGGATCAGCGGTCCCTGGATGGGGGTGAGGGAGGAATGGACGTGATCAAGCAGATTCTCTGCATCGGGACCCGCGCTCTGAAGAAGAATGG AAAGATTTTTCTGGAGGTGGACCCCCGACATCCGCTCATGATCCAGGAGTGGCTGAGATCTCAGAGTGACCACGGACTGGAGTAcagggagacacacagagactTCACGGGCAG GTCTCGATTCTGCGTCCTCCAGAAAACTGCTCCAGAATGCTGA
- the LOC117962587 gene encoding MTRF1L release factor glutamine methyltransferase-like isoform X1, with the protein MMNPGVLLCERSAKRCAAQVLRMAATLQPPPVPRGSKRGSSRGFCSRPPPWQFGSGERHGAPCAPPARPLGADECVSLWEQLFSERGVSEPRLSSEYIVAHVLGAKTMQSLRAGRQEQSLTETQIQSLRAGRQEQSLTETQMQSLRAGRQEQSLTETQIQSLRAGRQEQSLTETQIQRVWELCSKRLQRMPVQYVIEEWDFRELTLKMRPPVFIPRPETEELVGLVMEELRTRGSAQDSPASLQFLEVGCGSGAVSLSLLHHCPQCHAVAVDRSSEALDLTRENAERLGVLERLQIVQLDVLLDADSVLCQCGSVDFIVSNPPYVFAEDLPLLEPEILWYEDQRSLDGGEGGMDVIKQILCIGTRALKKNGKIFLEVDPRHPLMIQEWLRSQSDHGLEYRETHRDFTGRSRFCVLQKTAPEC; encoded by the exons ATGATGAACCCCGGAGTGCTCCTGTGTGAGAGGAGTGCAAAGCGATGTGCTGCTCAAGTGCTCCGAATGGCAGCGACCCTGCAG CCGCCTCCTGTACCCCGGGGCTCCAAACGTGGCTCCTCCAGGGGGTTCTGCAGCCGGCCCCCTCCCTGGCAGTTTGGTAGTGGAGAGCGCCATGGGGCCCCCTGCGCCCCCCCAGCCAGGCCCCTGGGGGCAGACGAGTGCGTGTCGCTCTGGGAACAGCTCTTCAGTGAGAGAGGGGTCTCAGAGCCCAGGCTGTCCAGTGAATACATCGTGGCTCACGTCCTCGGAGCCAAGACT ATGCAGAGTCTGAGAGCCGGCAGGCAGGAGCAGTCCCtcacagagacacagatacagaGTCTGAGAGCCGGCAGACAGGAGCAGTCCCTCACAGAGACACAGATGCAGAGTCTGCGAGCCGGCAGGCAGGAGCAGTCCCtcacagagacacagatacagaGTCTGCGAGCCGGCAGGCAGGAGCAGTCCCtcacagagacacagatacagcGGGTGTGGGAGCTGTGTTCCAAGAGGCTGCAGAG GATGCCTGTACAGTACGTGATTGAGGAGTGGGATTTCCGGGAGCTGACGTTAAAGATGAGGCCCCCTGTCTTCATCCCCAGACCGGAAACAGAG GAGCTGGTGGGCCTGGTGATGGAGGAGCTCCGAACGAGAGGCTCAGCGCAGGATTCTCCGGCCAGCCTGCAGTTCCTGGAGGTGGGCTGTGGGTCAGGAGCCGTGTCCCTCAGCCTGCTGCACCACTGTCCGCAG TGCCATGCTGTGGCGGTCGACAGAAGCTCGGAGGCCTTAGACCTGACCAGGGAGAACGCTGAAAG GCTGGGAGTGCTGGAGCGCTTACAGATCGTCCAGCTGGATGTTTTATTGG acgCAGACTCCGTGCTCTGTCAGTGTGGCTCGGTGGATTTCATCGTCAGTAACCCTCCCTACGTGTTTGCTGAAGACTTGCCCCTCCTGGAGCCCGAGATCCTCTG GTACGAGGATCAGCGGTCCCTGGATGGGGGTGAGGGAGGAATGGACGTGATCAAGCAGATTCTCTGCATCGGGACCCGCGCTCTGAAGAAGAATGG AAAGATTTTTCTGGAGGTGGACCCCCGACATCCGCTCATGATCCAGGAGTGGCTGAGATCTCAGAGTGACCACGGACTGGAGTAcagggagacacacagagactTCACGGGCAG GTCTCGATTCTGCGTCCTCCAGAAAACTGCTCCAGAATGCTGA
- the LOC117963484 gene encoding cytokine-inducible SH2-containing protein-like, whose amino-acid sequence MILCVQSPRPLLPQQAAVLSLPEMLSHAERREGSITCQDPHSTFPAPQPPPFCLTSPPRVRGPSDDLRCITETLGHLSTSGWYWGAITASEARAELQRAEEGTFLVRDSSHPLYMLTLSVKTNRGPTNVRIEYSQGNFRLDSSCLVKPRVLAFPGVLSLVQHYVDSCVGAAERVEGPPVVDVLPEHKDSAVLLKLVRPLHRRDAFPSLQHLSRLAINRLTASPEQLPLPRSVQEYLQVYPFTL is encoded by the exons ATGATCCTTTGTGTTCAGAG CCCCAGACCCCTGCTCCCACAGCAGGCTGCAGTCCTCTCTCTGCCGGAGATGCTGAGCCATGCGGAGAGGAGGGAGGGCTCCATCACCTGCCAGGACCCCCACTCGACCTTCCCCGCCCCCCAGCCTCCCCCCTTCTGCCTGACGAGCCCCCCCAGAGTGCGGGGCCCCAGTGACGACCTGCGCTGCATTACTGAGACCCTGGGCCACCTCAGCACCTCAG GCTGGTACTGGGGTGCGATCACAGCCAGCGAGGCGAGGGCTGAGCTCCAGCGGGCCGAGGAGGGCACGTTCCTGGTGCGGGACAGCAGCCACCCCCTGTACATGCTGACCCTGTCCGTGAAGACCAACCGGGGGCCGACCAACGTGCGCATTGAGTACAGCCAGGGGAACTTCCGACTGGACTCCAGCTGCCTGGTCAAGCCGCGCGTCCTGGCCTTCCCGGGCGTGCTGAGCCTCGTCCAGCACTACGTGGACTCTTGCGTGGGGGCAGCGGAGAGGGTGGAGGGTCCTCCAGTGGTGGACGTTCTCCCCGAGCACAAGGACAGCGCCGTGCTGCTCAAGCTGGTCCGGCCGCTGCACCGCAGAGATGCCTTCCCCTCCCTCCAGCACCTCTCACGCCTGGCCATCAACAGACTGACCGCCAGCCCCGAGCAGCTGCCCCTGCCCAGGAGCGTGCAGGAGTACCTGCAGGTGTATCCCTTCACACTGTGA